Below is a genomic region from Bacillota bacterium.
ATACCCCATAACTCCGGCCAACGAAATTTCGGAGCGGATGTCCCAACGTTTGCCCGAAGTGGGGGGTGTATTTCTACAAGGCGAGGACGAGCTTTGTTCTATTAACGCAGTCATTGGAGCATCTCTGGCCGGGGCCAAGGCCATGACAGCCACCGCCAGTGCCGGCTATAACTACATGCAAGAAGGCATTGAATATGCCGTGGCTATCGAGGCCCCATGTGTTATCGTGGATGTCCAGCGTTGCCGGGGTGAGAACTTTGCCACCCAAGCGGACGTGATGCAGATGCGCTGGGGTGCTGCCGGCGACCACGAGATGATTGTGCTGGCTCCATCCTCGGTACAAGAGTCGTTTGATTACACCATTTGGGCCTTCAATCTGGCCGAGCAGTTTCGGACGCCAGTCATTGTCATGTCCGAGACCACCATCGCCCTAATGCGGGAACGGTTAGCCATTCCAGCCCAGGATGAAATCCAGCTTTACAATCGAACATATACCGAACTACCTCCGGGAGAATATTTACCCTTCAAGGCGCCAGAGAACGGCGTGCCGGATGCAGCCCCCTTGGGTAAGGGCTACGCTGCTATTTATTCCATCAATCCGCACGACGAACGCGGCCGCATCGATTGGGACCCGGAGGTTTTTGATCGTCTATACCAAAGGATCACCGGTAAGATTACGGAGAATCGAAATATCATCTGCAAAACAGAATCATTCTATCTGGATGATGCCGACATAGCTTTGATCGCTTACGGCAGTGAAGTGCGACCGGCCCTGGATGCTGTGCAGATGGCTCGTAACGACGGGAAAAAGGTAGGTCTGTTAAAACTGGCTACTGTTTGGCCGGTGCCCGAAGAGCAGATTCGCCTTGTAGCCGAAAATGTCGGCACTGTGGTTACAGTAGAGATGAACATTGGCCGCTATGCCTACGAAGTAGAGC
It encodes:
- a CDS encoding 2-oxoacid:acceptor oxidoreductase subunit alpha → MNKTTDGQKRVQTGVHFMLGNYAIAEGAIAAGCDFFAGYPITPANEISERMSQRLPEVGGVFLQGEDELCSINAVIGASLAGAKAMTATASAGYNYMQEGIEYAVAIEAPCVIVDVQRCRGENFATQADVMQMRWGAAGDHEMIVLAPSSVQESFDYTIWAFNLAEQFRTPVIVMSETTIALMRERLAIPAQDEIQLYNRTYTELPPGEYLPFKAPENGVPDAAPLGKGYAAIYSINPHDERGRIDWDPEVFDRLYQRITGKITENRNIICKTESFYLDDADIALIAYGSEVRPALDAVQMARNDGKKVGLLKLATVWPVPEEQIRLVAENVGTVVTVEMNIGRYAYEVERICGGRCQTARITKNRGLIHSPEEIYHALKEVIA